One Streptomyces sp. NBC_00554 DNA segment encodes these proteins:
- a CDS encoding alpha-N-arabinofuranosidase: MSSPSAARFTLDPAFGIGTVHPRLYGSFVEHLGRCVYSGLYEPGHPDADESGLREDVLALIRELGVTTVRYPGGNFVSGYRWEDSVGPVDRRPRRLEPAWRSTETNEFGLAEFMGFCAKADIEPMMAVNLGTRGVEDAGRLLDYANHPGGTELSDLRAAHGNKEPFGIGMWCLGNEVDGPWQIGHKSAEEYGQVARETANLMKMIDPGLELVVAGSSSFAMPTFGTWESTVLTECYDKVDHVSLHAYYEMKGESPDRDSFLASAVDMERYIEAAVATCDHVGATLKSQKKMMISFDEWNVWHTEPESPPESRPQDDWPQAPRLLENNYTLTDAVLVGSLMIALLRHADRVTAASLAQLVNVIAPIMTEPGGPSWRQTTFFPFAQASKYGRGRVLRVEVDSPTHTTGRFGEVPLLHATAVHDEQAGTITVFAVNRGLTRELPLEVDLRGLGAVRVVEHLLLTGDDPDARNTLTDPERVTPRTADASAVTGDVLTSTLPPLSWNVIRLATGSANASAAAQS; this comes from the coding sequence ATGTCTTCGCCCTCCGCTGCCCGTTTCACCCTCGACCCCGCCTTCGGCATCGGCACCGTCCATCCACGGCTGTACGGCTCCTTCGTCGAGCATCTGGGCCGCTGCGTGTACAGCGGTCTCTACGAGCCCGGACACCCCGACGCCGACGAGAGCGGCCTGCGGGAGGACGTCCTCGCGCTCATCCGCGAACTCGGCGTCACCACGGTCCGCTACCCGGGCGGCAACTTCGTCTCGGGCTACCGCTGGGAGGACAGCGTCGGCCCGGTCGACCGCCGGCCCCGGCGCCTGGAACCGGCCTGGCGCTCCACCGAGACCAACGAGTTCGGCCTCGCCGAGTTCATGGGCTTCTGCGCCAAGGCGGACATCGAGCCGATGATGGCCGTCAATCTCGGCACCCGTGGCGTGGAGGACGCCGGCCGGCTCCTCGACTACGCGAACCACCCCGGTGGCACCGAGCTGTCCGACCTCCGGGCCGCACACGGGAACAAGGAGCCGTTCGGCATCGGCATGTGGTGCCTCGGCAACGAGGTGGACGGCCCCTGGCAGATCGGACACAAGAGCGCGGAGGAGTACGGCCAGGTCGCCCGCGAGACCGCCAACCTCATGAAGATGATCGACCCCGGCCTCGAACTCGTCGTCGCCGGCTCCTCCAGCTTCGCGATGCCGACCTTCGGTACCTGGGAGTCGACGGTCCTGACCGAGTGCTACGACAAGGTCGACCACGTCTCCCTGCACGCCTACTACGAGATGAAGGGCGAGAGCCCCGACCGCGACTCGTTCCTCGCCTCGGCCGTGGACATGGAGCGGTACATCGAGGCGGCGGTCGCCACCTGTGACCATGTGGGCGCCACACTCAAGTCCCAGAAGAAGATGATGATCTCCTTCGACGAGTGGAACGTCTGGCACACCGAGCCCGAGTCGCCGCCCGAGTCCCGTCCCCAGGACGACTGGCCGCAGGCTCCACGGCTCCTGGAGAACAACTACACGCTCACCGACGCGGTACTCGTCGGCTCACTGATGATCGCCCTGCTGCGCCACGCGGACCGGGTCACCGCCGCCTCCCTCGCTCAACTGGTCAACGTCATCGCCCCGATCATGACCGAGCCGGGCGGTCCCTCCTGGCGGCAGACCACCTTCTTCCCCTTCGCCCAGGCGTCGAAGTACGGCCGGGGCCGGGTGCTGCGCGTCGAGGTGGACAGCCCGACCCACACCACCGGGCGCTTCGGTGAGGTCCCCCTGCTGCATGCCACGGCCGTCCACGACGAGCAGGCCGGCACGATCACCGTCTTCGCCGTCAACCGCGGCCTGACCCGGGAACTACCGCTCGAAGTGGACCTCCGCGGTCTCGGTGCCGTCCGTGTCGTCGAGCATCTGCTGCTCACCGGCGACGACCCCGACGCCCGCAACACCCTGACGGACCCCGAACGGGTCACTCCCCGCACGGCCGACGCCAGTGCTGTCACCGGTGACGTACTGACCTCCACCCTGCCGCCGCTGTCCTGGAACGTCATCCGCCTGGCCACCGGCAGCGCCAACGCGTCGGCCGCCGCCCAGAGTTGA
- a CDS encoding TIM-barrel domain-containing protein, whose amino-acid sequence MTVFTTQDGALERRAPHEILVVEPWGPHAVRVRARALRNPDDTVAGRSLDGSSVTHADGGGTVEGIDETLPGALDIPPPDSIATATATAHPDGTARLVNGRITVEADQDGKLRFLHTATGRELLADKRPYTWYPEPRTFAPLGDGAYRIEQSFEAYDDERVHGLGQHLHGRLDQKGLVIDLVQGNTIVSIPFLHSSRGYGLLWNNPAMGRVELGGDTTRWVADEARQLDYWITAGDTPAEIMRAYADVTGHPPLVPDWATGFWQSKLRYRTQDELLAVAREYKQRGLPLATIICDFFHWTHMGDWDFDRTDWPDPEGMVKELEALGVKLAVSVWPTVEPGSDNYTALREAGLLVGDRHGGLLTFPWPSRGHGGNHQPMAYLDSTEPGARRYLWQQLREHYRELGVAAFWLDACEPDLTPESAARAVYAAGPGVQVGNLYGLAQARAVAEGLADDGDDRPFSLIRSAWAGSQRYGAALWSGDIRPTFESLAQQVRAGLNVAMSGIPWWNTDIGGFGGGDPTDPAYQEVMVRWFQYGTFSPVMRLHGDRQPNWPTFSADMTGGPNEVWSYGQEAYPILCAHLRLRERLRPYLLELSEATHRTGAPVIRPLFFDFPDDEHAWSVDDQFLLGPDVLVAPVTEAGARARTVYLPAGARWTDSVTGELHEGGTTLEAPAPLERIPVFVREGAAVAAAFTGSAG is encoded by the coding sequence ATGACTGTCTTCACCACCCAGGACGGCGCTCTGGAACGGCGCGCCCCGCACGAGATCCTCGTCGTCGAACCCTGGGGCCCGCACGCGGTACGGGTCCGTGCCCGAGCGCTCCGGAACCCGGACGACACGGTCGCCGGCCGCAGCCTGGACGGCAGCAGTGTCACCCACGCCGACGGGGGCGGCACCGTAGAAGGAATCGACGAAACGCTGCCCGGGGCCCTCGACATCCCTCCGCCCGACTCCATCGCCACCGCGACCGCGACCGCGCACCCGGACGGCACCGCCCGGCTCGTCAACGGCCGTATCACCGTCGAGGCCGACCAGGACGGCAAGCTGCGCTTCCTGCACACCGCGACCGGCCGAGAACTCCTCGCCGACAAGCGCCCGTACACCTGGTACCCGGAGCCACGCACGTTCGCACCGCTCGGTGACGGTGCCTACCGCATCGAGCAGAGCTTCGAGGCGTACGACGACGAGCGCGTCCACGGTCTCGGTCAGCATCTGCACGGCCGCCTCGACCAGAAGGGGCTGGTGATCGACCTGGTCCAGGGCAACACCATCGTTTCCATCCCCTTCCTGCACTCCTCCCGCGGCTACGGTCTGCTGTGGAACAACCCCGCGATGGGCCGGGTCGAGCTGGGCGGCGACACGACCCGCTGGGTCGCGGACGAAGCACGCCAACTCGACTACTGGATCACGGCAGGTGACACCCCGGCCGAGATCATGCGGGCGTACGCGGACGTCACCGGCCATCCACCCCTGGTGCCCGACTGGGCCACGGGCTTCTGGCAGTCGAAGCTGCGCTACCGCACCCAGGACGAACTCCTCGCCGTGGCACGGGAGTACAAGCAGCGCGGACTGCCGCTGGCCACGATCATCTGCGACTTCTTCCACTGGACCCACATGGGCGACTGGGACTTCGACCGGACCGACTGGCCCGACCCCGAGGGCATGGTCAAGGAGTTGGAGGCACTCGGCGTCAAGCTCGCCGTGTCCGTCTGGCCCACGGTGGAGCCCGGAAGCGACAACTACACCGCTCTGCGCGAGGCGGGACTTCTCGTCGGTGACCGCCACGGCGGCCTGCTGACCTTCCCCTGGCCGTCCCGCGGCCACGGCGGGAACCATCAGCCGATGGCCTACCTCGACTCCACCGAACCCGGTGCCCGCCGCTACCTCTGGCAGCAACTGCGCGAGCACTACCGCGAGTTGGGCGTCGCCGCCTTCTGGCTGGACGCCTGCGAACCCGACCTGACCCCGGAGTCGGCCGCCCGCGCGGTCTATGCGGCGGGTCCCGGCGTCCAGGTCGGCAACCTGTACGGCCTCGCACAGGCGCGGGCCGTCGCAGAAGGGCTCGCGGACGACGGCGACGACCGCCCGTTCAGCCTGATCCGCTCCGCCTGGGCCGGCAGCCAGCGTTACGGTGCCGCCCTGTGGTCCGGCGACATCCGCCCCACCTTCGAGTCCCTCGCACAGCAGGTGCGGGCCGGGCTGAACGTCGCGATGAGCGGCATCCCCTGGTGGAACACGGACATCGGCGGCTTCGGCGGCGGCGACCCCACCGACCCGGCGTACCAGGAGGTCATGGTCCGCTGGTTCCAGTACGGCACCTTCAGTCCGGTCATGCGGCTGCACGGCGACCGACAGCCCAACTGGCCCACCTTCTCCGCAGACATGACCGGCGGGCCGAACGAGGTCTGGTCCTACGGACAGGAGGCGTATCCGATCCTGTGCGCGCATCTGCGCCTCCGCGAGCGTCTCCGCCCGTACCTGCTGGAACTCTCCGAGGCCACGCACCGCACCGGCGCCCCCGTCATACGCCCGCTTTTCTTCGACTTCCCGGACGACGAGCACGCCTGGAGCGTCGACGACCAGTTCCTGCTCGGCCCCGACGTCCTCGTCGCCCCGGTCACCGAGGCGGGCGCCCGGGCCCGCACGGTCTACCTCCCGGCCGGCGCCCGCTGGACCGACTCCGTCACCGGCGAACTCCACGAGGGCGGCACGACGTTGGAGGCGCCGGCGCCACTGGAGCGCATCCCGGTCTTCGTCCGCGAAGGCGCCGCCGTGGCCGCCGCGTTCACAGGGAGCGCCGGATGA
- a CDS encoding alpha-L-arabinofuranosidase C-terminal domain-containing protein, protein MTTRTTSRTTIRVDARPGAGRPISPDLFGAFFEDINYAADGGLYAELVQNRSFEYTAEDAPGWHSLTAWDAVELGGGRGELRTETADPLHPANPHYAVVEVTNPGGGVGLLNHGFDGIPVQAGASYTLSLFARRPEGELTSLVVRLTGSGGTYAEVRLDGLQDTWTHHEAVLTATATDPDARLLVLATAPGTVHLDLISLFPEHTFRGRRNGLRADMAQTIADLEPKFLRFPGGCVAHGLGLGNVYRWKDTVGPLETRRQQSNLWGYHQSAGLGYFEYFQFCEDIGAKPLPVVAAGVCCQNTPGGQQGIPIDEMPSYVQDVLDLVEYANGPADSPWGALRAAAGHPEPFGLEYLGVGNEDEITPAFRERFEMLHTALADRHPDIKVIGTAGPNPAGADFREGWEFARKLDLAVVDEHAYLSPRWFLQNTGRYDAYDRGGPRVYLGEWASKGDTLLNALAEAAYMNALERNGDIVALASYAPLLARSGHTQWTVDLVHFDSTDVRLTPSYHVQRMHSTHHGDEYLPNTVTGAPAATPPPDPLRGGGVRLSTVDTRAEYRGLRVTSGGSDYVLDVQARKTEGEEGFVIGFGAVDTPDHYVWSLGGWHNQGLTLQRVCDGIVEDVDRVPGPIETGRWYDIRVEVAGPVLRCFLDDVLIHETEDDRTAPETFSVSTMRDTISGDLLVKIANLTPDEVTAAIRLDGTDRVPTRAKKTVLTGEFTDRDSTPHTSDIEAGAAFDCAVPPRSFTVLRLAGSNQVTGA, encoded by the coding sequence ATGACGACCCGTACGACATCCCGTACGACGATCCGTGTCGACGCGCGCCCCGGTGCCGGACGGCCTATCAGCCCGGATCTGTTCGGCGCCTTCTTCGAAGACATCAACTACGCGGCGGACGGCGGGCTGTACGCCGAGCTTGTCCAGAACCGCTCCTTCGAGTACACCGCCGAGGACGCGCCCGGGTGGCACTCCCTGACAGCGTGGGACGCGGTGGAACTCGGCGGCGGACGCGGCGAGTTGCGCACGGAGACGGCCGACCCGCTCCATCCGGCCAACCCCCACTATGCGGTGGTGGAGGTGACCAACCCGGGCGGCGGCGTGGGCCTGCTCAACCACGGCTTCGACGGCATCCCGGTCCAGGCGGGGGCCTCGTACACCCTGAGTCTCTTCGCTCGACGGCCGGAGGGTGAACTGACCTCGCTGGTCGTCCGGTTGACCGGCTCCGGCGGCACGTACGCCGAAGTCCGGCTCGACGGACTGCAGGACACCTGGACACATCACGAGGCGGTACTCACCGCCACCGCGACCGACCCCGATGCCCGGCTGCTCGTGCTCGCCACCGCCCCCGGCACCGTCCATCTCGACCTGATCTCCCTCTTCCCGGAGCACACCTTCCGGGGCAGACGGAACGGTCTGCGCGCCGATATGGCACAGACGATCGCGGACCTGGAGCCCAAGTTCCTCCGCTTTCCCGGTGGTTGTGTCGCCCACGGCCTCGGGCTCGGAAACGTGTACCGATGGAAGGACACCGTCGGCCCGCTCGAAACGAGACGTCAGCAGTCCAACCTGTGGGGCTATCACCAGTCCGCCGGGCTCGGCTACTTCGAGTACTTCCAGTTCTGCGAGGACATCGGCGCGAAGCCGCTGCCAGTGGTGGCGGCAGGTGTCTGCTGCCAGAACACCCCGGGCGGCCAACAGGGCATCCCGATAGACGAGATGCCCTCGTACGTCCAGGATGTTCTCGACCTCGTCGAATACGCCAACGGGCCCGCCGACTCCCCGTGGGGCGCTCTGCGGGCTGCCGCCGGCCACCCCGAGCCGTTCGGCCTGGAGTACCTCGGCGTAGGGAACGAGGACGAGATCACCCCGGCGTTCCGGGAGCGGTTCGAGATGCTGCACACGGCGCTCGCGGACCGGCATCCGGACATCAAGGTCATCGGCACTGCAGGGCCGAACCCGGCCGGTGCCGACTTCCGGGAGGGCTGGGAGTTCGCACGAAAGCTCGATCTCGCGGTGGTCGACGAGCACGCCTACCTCAGCCCGCGCTGGTTCCTCCAGAACACCGGCCGGTACGACGCCTACGACCGGGGCGGCCCGAGGGTGTACCTCGGCGAGTGGGCGTCCAAGGGCGACACCCTGCTCAACGCGCTCGCCGAGGCGGCGTACATGAACGCCCTGGAGCGCAACGGCGACATCGTGGCCCTGGCCTCGTACGCACCCTTGCTCGCCAGGTCCGGCCACACACAGTGGACCGTGGACCTCGTCCACTTCGACAGCACCGACGTACGGCTGACACCGAGTTACCACGTGCAGCGCATGCACTCCACCCACCACGGGGACGAGTACCTGCCGAACACCGTGACCGGCGCTCCGGCAGCTACGCCTCCGCCGGACCCGCTGCGCGGCGGTGGCGTGCGCCTCAGCACCGTCGACACCCGGGCCGAGTACCGAGGGCTCCGGGTGACCAGCGGTGGATCGGACTACGTCCTCGACGTCCAGGCGCGCAAGACCGAGGGGGAGGAGGGCTTCGTCATCGGCTTCGGCGCGGTGGACACGCCCGACCACTACGTCTGGAGCCTGGGCGGCTGGCACAACCAGGGCCTCACTCTCCAGCGCGTGTGCGACGGCATCGTCGAGGACGTCGACCGGGTGCCGGGGCCGATCGAGACGGGCCGCTGGTACGACATCCGGGTCGAGGTCGCCGGGCCGGTTCTCCGCTGCTTCCTTGACGACGTCCTGATCCACGAGACCGAGGACGACAGGACCGCGCCCGAGACCTTCTCCGTCTCCACAATGCGGGACACGATTTCCGGCGATCTGCTGGTCAAGATCGCCAACCTGACTCCGGACGAAGTCACGGCCGCCATCCGTCTCGACGGGACGGACCGCGTCCCCACCCGCGCCAAGAAGACCGTCCTGACCGGTGAGTTCACGGACCGCGACAGCACACCCCACACGTCGGACATTGAGGCCGGGGCCGCCTTCGACTGCGCCGTGCCACCCCGCTCCTTCACCGTCCTCCGCCTGGCGGGCTCCAACCAGGTGACGGGAGCCTGA
- a CDS encoding aldo/keto reductase, with translation MRYRELGRSGITVSEIGYGGWGIGQNAWKGATEAESVRALHRAIDLGVNLIDTARGYGRSEHVIGRALRERAAGADGVFVATKAGPKIPAGPESRGVDPMDAYPGSHLRESVETSLAALGLERIDLLQLHVWHDEWTGRGDWLETVEALKREGKIGLFGISVNDHQPDNALALVRTGVLDTVQVIYNIFEQAPSDALLPACQEYGVGVIARVALDEGGLTGRIKPGVTFPEDDWRNWYFRDDRPAQVARHVGAIVDDLGIAPDEIAGTALRFALGGTAVSSVIVGMRDVRNVERNAAVGDQPPLTAEQFALLAKHRWQRNFYT, from the coding sequence GTGCGCTACAGAGAGCTGGGCCGCAGCGGGATCACCGTCTCGGAGATCGGCTACGGCGGCTGGGGTATCGGGCAGAACGCCTGGAAGGGTGCGACGGAGGCCGAGTCCGTTCGCGCTCTGCACCGGGCGATCGACCTCGGCGTGAACCTCATCGACACCGCCCGCGGCTACGGGCGGAGTGAGCACGTCATCGGCCGTGCCCTGCGCGAGCGGGCGGCGGGCGCCGACGGGGTGTTCGTGGCGACCAAGGCGGGACCGAAGATCCCGGCCGGCCCCGAGTCGCGCGGCGTCGACCCCATGGACGCCTACCCCGGATCGCACCTCCGCGAGAGCGTGGAGACCAGTCTCGCCGCGCTGGGCCTGGAGCGCATCGACCTCCTCCAGCTCCATGTGTGGCACGACGAATGGACCGGCCGCGGCGACTGGCTGGAGACCGTCGAGGCCCTCAAACGCGAGGGAAAGATCGGCCTGTTCGGCATCTCGGTCAACGACCATCAGCCGGACAACGCGCTCGCCCTCGTCCGCACCGGAGTCCTGGACACCGTCCAGGTCATCTACAACATCTTCGAACAGGCCCCGTCGGACGCCCTGTTGCCGGCCTGCCAGGAGTACGGCGTCGGCGTGATCGCCAGGGTCGCCCTGGACGAGGGCGGCCTGACCGGACGGATCAAGCCCGGCGTCACCTTCCCCGAGGACGACTGGCGCAACTGGTACTTCCGCGACGACAGGCCCGCCCAGGTCGCCCGCCATGTCGGCGCGATCGTCGACGACTTGGGCATCGCACCGGACGAGATCGCGGGCACCGCCCTGCGCTTCGCCCTCGGCGGCACGGCCGTCTCCAGCGTCATCGTCGGCATGCGCGACGTCAGGAACGTCGAGCGGAACGCGGCGGTCGGAGACCAACCGCCGCTGACCGCCGAGCAGTTCGCCCTCCTGGCCAAGCATCGCTGGCAGCGCAACTTCTACACCTGA
- a CDS encoding glycosyl hydrolase, with the protein MTSPLAPAAPLFRDPVHDGAADPTLIRDRESGDWWMFYTARRANLTTEGVGWVHGTDIGIATSADDGRTWTYRGIAQGLAHEPGRNTYWAPEILWHDGSYHMYVSYVPGVPTDWDADRHILHHTSQDLLNWRFESVLDLSSDRGIDACVWPLPDGSWRMWHKDEADGNRIHAADSPDLFHWRPLGRALDDQAQEGPNVFSHHGSYWMITDFWSGLLVYRSDDLTSWVRQDEPLLAGRGSRPGDEAIGHHAFALSQGDDAYLFYFTHPADGQRSCVQAAPLTVRDGRLCCERDAAFGLSLRADRTPALRGGDVPS; encoded by the coding sequence GTGACCTCGCCCCTCGCCCCCGCCGCCCCGCTCTTCCGGGATCCGGTCCACGACGGTGCCGCCGACCCGACCCTGATCCGCGACCGGGAGTCCGGCGACTGGTGGATGTTCTACACCGCCCGCCGGGCGAACCTCACCACCGAGGGCGTCGGCTGGGTGCACGGCACCGACATCGGCATCGCCACCAGCGCGGACGACGGCCGTACCTGGACCTACCGCGGCATCGCCCAGGGCCTGGCCCACGAGCCGGGCCGCAACACCTACTGGGCGCCGGAGATCCTCTGGCACGACGGCAGTTACCACATGTACGTCTCGTACGTCCCCGGAGTGCCCACCGACTGGGACGCCGACCGGCACATCCTGCACCACACCTCCCAGGACCTCCTGAACTGGCGCTTCGAGTCGGTCCTGGACCTGTCCAGCGACCGGGGCATCGACGCCTGCGTATGGCCACTGCCCGACGGGAGCTGGCGTATGTGGCACAAGGACGAGGCCGACGGCAACCGCATCCACGCGGCGGACTCGCCCGACCTGTTCCACTGGCGGCCCCTCGGCCGCGCACTGGACGACCAGGCACAGGAAGGGCCCAACGTCTTCTCGCACCACGGCAGTTACTGGATGATCACCGACTTCTGGTCCGGGCTGCTGGTCTACCGCTCCGACGACCTGACCAGCTGGGTGCGGCAGGACGAGCCGCTCCTGGCGGGCAGGGGCAGCCGTCCGGGCGACGAGGCGATCGGCCATCACGCCTTCGCGCTCTCCCAGGGCGACGACGCGTACCTCTTCTACTTCACACACCCCGCCGACGGGCAGCGGTCCTGCGTTCAGGCCGCCCCGCTGACGGTGCGAGACGGCCGGCTGTGCTGCGAGCGGGACGCGGCATTCGGCCTGAGTCTGCGGGCGGATCGTACGCCCGCGCTGCGGGGCGGCGACGTGCCGTCCTGA
- a CDS encoding AbfB domain-containing protein: MTERAAQPKGTTRRNLLKAATGVGVAALASPLLTASPASAAVVHPGMLHTAADFTRMASKVSAAAQPWQDGWAVLIANSHSLPTYTANPQATIYRGSGTPENYGILYNDIAAAYQNALRWKIQGAGEHGNAARDILNAWSSTLTTLDGSADRFLSSGIYGYEFANAAEIMRGYSGFDLTAFQNLMRNVFYPLSNDFLVNHNGAYITNYWASWDLCNIACVLATGILCDDQAKIDQAITYFQSGAGMGAIANAIPYVYNDQGLAQWQESGRDQGHSMLGIGLMASICEMAWHQGYDLYGYDSNRFMKAIEYVARYNLGEDVPFTDYTWHYGAPGVWEGWQTFTEPSTASRAQVRPIWAQLYNHYAVRRGLFVPNTAAFAKIVEPEGGGGDYGSTSGGYDHLGLTQLTSTEQTRTTLPTGATRSLQSVNYPTYYASYGTDSLGALTQVTSSSSSTVKQQAGYTIVAGLADSAGYSLRASDGRYLRHYAFRVELGTSDGTDAFNEDATFYALAGSTSGSVRLVSHNFPGRCIRHRNYELWVDTYDLVSGTFPADSSFTPVTAWA; the protein is encoded by the coding sequence GTGACAGAAAGAGCCGCACAGCCGAAAGGCACCACCCGTCGCAACCTACTGAAAGCCGCCACCGGTGTCGGCGTCGCAGCCCTCGCCAGCCCGCTGTTAACGGCGAGCCCGGCCTCGGCCGCGGTCGTCCACCCCGGAATGCTGCACACCGCAGCCGACTTCACCCGAATGGCCTCCAAGGTCAGCGCAGCCGCCCAGCCCTGGCAGGACGGCTGGGCCGTGCTGATCGCCAACTCCCACTCGCTGCCCACCTACACGGCCAACCCGCAGGCGACGATCTACCGGGGCTCCGGCACCCCGGAGAACTACGGCATCCTGTACAACGACATCGCAGCCGCCTACCAGAACGCGCTGCGCTGGAAGATCCAGGGCGCCGGCGAGCACGGCAACGCGGCCCGCGACATCCTCAACGCCTGGTCGTCCACGCTCACGACGCTCGACGGCTCCGCCGACCGGTTCCTGTCCTCGGGCATCTACGGCTACGAGTTCGCCAACGCGGCCGAGATCATGCGGGGCTACAGCGGCTTCGACCTCACCGCGTTCCAGAACCTGATGCGGAACGTGTTCTACCCGCTCAGCAACGACTTCCTGGTCAACCACAACGGTGCGTACATCACCAACTACTGGGCCAGCTGGGACCTGTGCAACATCGCCTGCGTCCTGGCCACCGGCATCCTCTGCGACGACCAGGCCAAGATCGACCAGGCCATCACGTACTTCCAGTCCGGCGCAGGCATGGGCGCCATCGCGAACGCCATCCCCTATGTGTACAACGACCAGGGCCTGGCGCAGTGGCAGGAGAGCGGCCGCGACCAGGGGCACTCCATGCTGGGCATCGGCCTGATGGCCAGCATCTGCGAGATGGCTTGGCACCAGGGCTACGACCTGTACGGCTACGACAGCAACCGCTTCATGAAGGCGATCGAGTACGTCGCCCGCTACAACCTCGGCGAGGACGTCCCCTTCACCGACTACACCTGGCACTACGGCGCCCCCGGCGTCTGGGAGGGCTGGCAGACCTTCACCGAGCCGTCCACCGCCAGCCGGGCTCAGGTCCGGCCCATCTGGGCGCAGCTGTACAACCACTACGCCGTGCGCAGGGGCCTATTCGTACCCAACACCGCCGCATTCGCCAAGATCGTCGAACCCGAGGGCGGGGGAGGTGACTACGGCTCGACGAGCGGCGGCTACGACCACCTCGGCCTCACCCAGCTGACCTCCACCGAACAGACCCGAACCACCCTGCCCACCGGGGCGACCCGCTCCCTCCAGTCGGTCAACTACCCGACGTACTACGCCTCGTACGGCACCGACAGCCTGGGTGCCTTGACTCAGGTCACCTCCAGCAGCTCGTCGACGGTCAAGCAGCAGGCCGGCTACACCATCGTGGCCGGCCTCGCCGACTCGGCGGGCTACTCCCTCCGGGCGTCGGACGGCCGCTATCTGCGCCACTACGCCTTCCGCGTCGAGCTGGGCACCAGCGACGGCACGGACGCCTTCAACGAGGACGCCACCTTCTACGCACTGGCCGGCTCCACGAGCGGATCGGTGCGTCTGGTGTCCCACAACTTCCCTGGCCGCTGCATCCGCCACCGGAACTACGAGTTGTGGGTGGACACCTACGACCTCGTCTCCGGCACCTTCCCGGCCGACAGCTCCTTCACCCCCGTCACCGCCTGGGCCTGA